From a single Hymenobacter sp. YIM 151500-1 genomic region:
- a CDS encoding DUF4260 domain-containing protein, which produces MNTLLKLEELAQALIAVVVFAYLPYAWWWLPALFLAPDLSMLGYLAGPRVGAFCYNLVHHKATALAVGLAGWALEQPVLLLAGTVLLFHAAFDRLLGYGLKYATSFHDTHLGRIGQKRAAGVA; this is translated from the coding sequence ATGAACACGCTGCTGAAACTCGAAGAACTGGCCCAGGCCCTGATTGCCGTCGTGGTGTTTGCCTACCTGCCCTATGCCTGGTGGTGGCTGCCGGCCCTGTTTCTGGCCCCCGACCTGAGCATGCTCGGCTACCTGGCCGGGCCGCGCGTCGGGGCCTTCTGCTACAACCTCGTCCACCACAAAGCCACGGCCCTGGCCGTGGGCCTGGCCGGCTGGGCCCTGGAGCAGCCGGTTCTGCTGCTGGCCGGTACGGTGCTGCTATTTCACGCCGCCTTCGACCGGCTGCTGGGCTACGGGCTGAAGTACGCCACCAGCTTCCACGACACCCACCTGGGCCGCATCGGCCAGAAACGGGCGGCTGGGGTGGCTTGA
- a CDS encoding Crp/Fnr family transcriptional regulator, which yields MHPLRAYLHRFVPLTDAEWAPLTAALVPERLARKQYFVREQQTRSDLALVLSGACRLFYTLPNGEEKTTYFFFENHLMASYASCLTGQPSQLAIQALAPTELVVFPYAVLRGLYDEWPVYERFGRLVAEYHLLGTDQRLMELLTQSPEQRYRALLRSHKTKILERIPQHYIASYLGVTPVSLSRIRARVQAEDGSATAG from the coding sequence ATGCATCCGCTGCGCGCTTACCTTCACCGCTTCGTGCCGCTCACCGACGCCGAGTGGGCCCCGCTGACTGCGGCGCTGGTGCCGGAGCGCCTGGCCCGCAAGCAGTACTTTGTGCGGGAGCAGCAAACCCGCTCCGACCTGGCCCTGGTGCTTTCCGGGGCGTGCCGGCTGTTTTACACCCTCCCCAACGGAGAAGAGAAAACCACCTATTTCTTCTTCGAAAACCATTTGATGGCCTCCTACGCCAGCTGCCTCACCGGGCAGCCCAGCCAGCTGGCCATTCAGGCTCTGGCGCCGACCGAGCTGGTGGTGTTTCCGTACGCGGTGCTGCGCGGCCTCTACGACGAGTGGCCGGTGTATGAGCGGTTTGGACGCCTCGTGGCCGAATACCACCTGCTGGGCACCGACCAGCGCCTGATGGAGCTGCTCACCCAAAGCCCCGAGCAACGCTACCGCGCCCTGCTGCGCAGCCACAAAACCAAGATTCTGGAACGGATTCCGCAGCACTACATTGCCTCTTACCTGGGCGTTACACCGGTGTCGCTGAGCCGCATCCGGGCGCGGGTGCAGGCCGAAGACGGGTCCGCAACGGCGGGGTAG
- the gap gene encoding type I glyceraldehyde-3-phosphate dehydrogenase, protein MAKIKVAINGFGRIGRLTFKALLERDNVEVVAINDLTDNKTLAHLLKYDSVHGRFQGTVEYDEQSLTVNGKRIAALAERDPKLLPWGQMGVDVVLESTGRFVDEAGAGQHLTAGCKKVVISAPATGNIPTVVLGVNEDTLTGEETILSNASCTTNCLAPMAKVLDDAFGIEKGYITTVHAYTSDQNLQDAPHKDLRRARAAAYSIIPTSTGAAKAVGLVLPQLKGKLDGIAMRVPIPDGSTTDLTVILKTEATKEQINEALKTAAQGELKGIIEYSTDPLVSIDIVGNPHSCIFDSQLTSVNGTLVKVVGWYDNEFGYSTRTADLIQKLGEKMKG, encoded by the coding sequence ATGGCTAAAATCAAAGTCGCCATCAACGGCTTCGGCCGCATTGGCCGCCTGACGTTCAAAGCGTTGCTCGAGCGCGACAACGTGGAAGTTGTGGCTATCAACGACCTCACCGACAATAAAACGTTGGCGCACCTGCTCAAATACGATTCGGTGCACGGCCGCTTCCAGGGTACCGTGGAGTACGACGAGCAGAGCCTGACCGTGAATGGCAAGCGCATTGCCGCCCTGGCCGAGCGCGACCCCAAGCTGCTGCCCTGGGGCCAGATGGGCGTAGACGTGGTGCTGGAATCGACGGGCCGCTTCGTGGACGAGGCCGGCGCCGGCCAGCACCTCACCGCGGGCTGCAAAAAAGTGGTGATTTCGGCTCCCGCCACCGGCAACATCCCCACGGTAGTGCTCGGCGTGAATGAAGACACGCTCACGGGCGAAGAAACCATCCTCAGCAACGCCTCCTGCACCACTAACTGCCTGGCCCCCATGGCCAAGGTGCTCGACGACGCCTTCGGCATCGAGAAAGGCTACATCACCACGGTGCACGCCTACACCTCCGACCAGAACCTGCAAGACGCCCCGCACAAAGACCTGCGCCGGGCCCGCGCCGCCGCCTACAGCATCATCCCCACCAGCACCGGCGCCGCCAAGGCCGTGGGCTTGGTGCTGCCCCAGCTGAAAGGCAAGCTCGACGGCATTGCCATGCGCGTGCCCATCCCGGACGGCTCTACCACCGACCTGACCGTAATTCTGAAAACCGAAGCCACCAAAGAGCAAATCAATGAGGCCCTGAAAACCGCCGCCCAAGGCGAGCTGAAAGGCATCATCGAGTACAGCACCGACCCGCTGGTGAGCATCGACATCGTAGGCAACCCTCACTCCTGCATCTTCGACTCGCAGCTGACCTCGGTGAACGGCACCCTGGTGAAAGTGGTAGGCTGGTACGACAACGAGTTTGGCTACTCCACCCGCACCGCCGACCTCATCCAGAAGCTAGGCGAGAAAATGAAGGGCTAA